One genomic window of Euzebya rosea includes the following:
- a CDS encoding cation-translocating P-type ATPase — MSAATTDRSPAPTDSSGPSALDGPEQPWTTPVEEVARALDVDPDEGLSGREARRRLEAHGPNEVAQEEGTSLWRLVVNQFLSPIVGVLVAAGLAALLAGEIVEAVAVLIAVLINAVIGFVTEYRALQSVESLRELGRTTAVVTRDGTPTEIPAADLVPGDIVQLEEGDVVPGDLRLIEVANLQVDEAPLTGESAPQAKAVDPVDAATPLAERGSMVFKGTRVTVGSGSGVVVATGADTQIGEVASLVEQADDGNETPLERQLDKLGRALIVAVIAVGAVVAGVGIAVGQDVQEMIETAIALAVAAVPEGLPVVATLALARGVVRMSRRNALVKRLSSVETLGSAAVVFTDKTGTLTEGRMTVTMLQTGSSAVELSEVGEDDERARAALAVAALCGNATLGKDDPADDVGDPMETALQRAAITAGVGSREDLLSLAPEEREVAFDRDTKMMATYHRVGADGGPGLPPRSMLVAVKGAPGAVVASATRGWDDDPLTDADREEWLDRQRQLAGRGLRVLALARRVVEDADDAGSIEPYEDLQLLGMVGLLDPPREATAKAVADCHRAGVEVVMVTGDQPATAAAIARQVGLLDPDGEGEDEVIRGADLEPAEEWDDARREQLANTRVFARLDPRQKLDLIALAQSRGHVVGMTGDGVNDAPALKSADIGIAMGDKGTQVARDSADIVLQDDAFESIVAAIREGRTIFENIRRFVVYLLSGNLGEILAVTLAAVGGFALPLLPLQILFINLVSDVFPAAALGLVKGDDHVLDRDPRDPDEAILDRARWTETIVWSVLIAAATLGTFAIALGPLEMEEEAAVTVSFLGFVVARLVHTFNMRAPDEPLFTNPIVRSPIVWAALGVSAGLTALGVFVTPLADILGVVVPDATMWALIAAGGGSVLVIGQLATTVRGWLARR, encoded by the coding sequence ATGTCCGCCGCCACCACCGACCGATCGCCCGCGCCCACCGACTCCTCCGGCCCCTCCGCGCTCGACGGCCCCGAGCAGCCGTGGACGACCCCGGTGGAGGAGGTCGCGCGTGCTCTCGACGTCGACCCCGATGAGGGCCTGTCGGGCCGCGAAGCGCGGCGACGGCTGGAGGCGCACGGGCCCAACGAGGTGGCGCAGGAGGAGGGCACGTCGCTCTGGCGGCTGGTGGTCAACCAGTTCCTCTCCCCGATCGTGGGTGTCCTGGTGGCCGCGGGGCTGGCGGCGTTGCTCGCCGGTGAGATCGTCGAGGCGGTCGCCGTCCTCATCGCGGTGCTGATCAACGCCGTGATCGGGTTCGTCACCGAGTACCGGGCGCTGCAGTCGGTGGAGTCCCTGCGCGAGCTGGGCCGGACCACCGCCGTGGTCACCCGCGACGGCACACCGACCGAGATCCCCGCAGCCGACCTGGTGCCCGGCGACATCGTGCAGCTCGAGGAGGGGGACGTCGTCCCCGGTGACCTGCGCCTGATCGAGGTGGCCAACCTGCAGGTCGACGAAGCCCCCCTGACCGGCGAGTCCGCGCCGCAGGCCAAGGCCGTCGACCCGGTCGACGCCGCCACCCCGCTGGCCGAGCGAGGGTCGATGGTCTTCAAGGGCACCCGCGTCACCGTCGGGTCGGGCAGCGGCGTGGTCGTCGCGACCGGCGCCGACACCCAGATCGGCGAGGTCGCCAGCCTGGTCGAGCAGGCCGACGACGGCAACGAGACGCCGCTGGAGCGGCAGCTCGACAAGCTCGGCCGTGCACTGATCGTCGCGGTGATCGCGGTGGGCGCGGTCGTGGCCGGCGTCGGCATCGCCGTCGGCCAGGACGTGCAGGAGATGATCGAGACCGCCATCGCGCTGGCCGTTGCCGCGGTGCCCGAGGGCCTGCCCGTCGTCGCCACGCTCGCCCTCGCCCGCGGTGTGGTGCGCATGTCCCGCCGCAACGCGCTGGTCAAGCGGCTGTCGTCGGTGGAGACGCTGGGGTCGGCCGCCGTGGTGTTCACCGACAAGACCGGCACGCTGACCGAGGGGCGGATGACGGTCACGATGCTGCAGACCGGATCGTCGGCAGTGGAGCTGTCGGAGGTGGGGGAGGACGACGAGCGGGCTCGCGCCGCGCTGGCCGTCGCGGCGCTGTGCGGCAACGCCACCCTCGGGAAGGACGACCCTGCCGACGACGTGGGCGACCCCATGGAAACCGCGCTGCAGCGGGCGGCGATCACCGCGGGCGTCGGCAGCCGCGAGGACCTGCTGTCGCTGGCCCCGGAGGAGCGCGAGGTCGCGTTCGACCGTGACACCAAGATGATGGCGACCTACCACCGGGTCGGGGCCGACGGCGGGCCGGGCCTGCCGCCGAGGTCGATGCTGGTGGCCGTCAAGGGTGCTCCCGGTGCCGTGGTCGCCAGCGCCACCCGCGGGTGGGACGACGACCCGCTGACCGACGCCGATCGTGAGGAGTGGCTGGACCGACAGCGCCAGCTGGCCGGCCGCGGACTGCGAGTCCTCGCGCTGGCCCGGCGGGTGGTCGAGGACGCCGACGACGCCGGCTCGATCGAGCCGTACGAGGACCTGCAGCTGCTCGGCATGGTCGGCCTGCTGGACCCGCCGCGCGAGGCCACCGCAAAGGCCGTGGCGGACTGCCACCGGGCCGGTGTCGAGGTCGTCATGGTCACCGGCGACCAGCCCGCCACTGCGGCGGCCATCGCCCGGCAGGTCGGCCTGCTGGACCCCGACGGCGAGGGCGAGGACGAGGTCATCCGTGGCGCCGACCTGGAGCCCGCCGAGGAGTGGGACGACGCCCGCCGGGAGCAGCTGGCCAACACGCGGGTGTTCGCCCGGCTGGACCCCCGCCAGAAGCTCGACCTGATCGCCCTGGCCCAGTCACGTGGCCACGTCGTCGGCATGACCGGTGACGGCGTCAACGACGCGCCGGCCCTCAAGTCGGCCGACATCGGCATCGCCATGGGGGACAAGGGCACGCAGGTGGCCCGTGACTCCGCCGACATCGTGCTGCAGGACGACGCCTTCGAGTCCATCGTCGCGGCGATCCGCGAGGGCCGGACGATCTTCGAGAACATCCGCCGGTTCGTCGTCTACCTGCTGAGCGGCAACCTCGGCGAGATCCTCGCCGTCACCCTGGCCGCCGTCGGTGGGTTCGCCCTGCCGCTGCTGCCCCTCCAGATCCTCTTCATCAACCTCGTCTCCGACGTCTTCCCCGCTGCCGCGCTCGGCCTGGTCAAGGGCGACGACCACGTGCTGGACCGTGATCCCCGTGACCCCGACGAGGCCATCCTCGACCGCGCCCGCTGGACCGAGACGATCGTCTGGTCGGTCCTGATCGCCGCGGCGACGCTGGGCACCTTCGCCATCGCGCTCGGTCCGCTCGAGATGGAGGAGGAGGCTGCCGTCACCGTGTCCTTCCTCGGATTCGTGGTGGCCCGCCTGGTGCACACGTTCAACATGCGCGCCCCCGACGAGCCTCTGTTCACCAACCCCATCGTCCGTTCCCCGATCGTGTGGGCCGCGCTGGGAGTGTCGGCCGGCCTGACCGCCCTCGGTGTCTTCGTGACCCCGCTCGCCGACATCCTCGGCGTCGTCGTCCCGGACGCCACGATGTGGGCCCTGATCGCCGCCGGCGGTGGCTCGGTCCTCGTCATCGGCCAGCTGGCCACGACCGTCCGCGGCTGGCTCGCCCGCCGCTGA
- a CDS encoding DUF2237 family protein encodes MAKNVLGGELADCSRDPMTGYYRDGCCNTGTGDTGVHTVCAVMTAEFLAYSASVGNDLATPMPEFGFAGLSPGDQWCLCAPRWQEALEAGAAPKVVLAATHILTLEWCGLADLTAHAVDAP; translated from the coding sequence ATGGCGAAGAACGTGCTCGGTGGCGAGCTGGCCGACTGCTCCCGCGACCCGATGACCGGCTACTACCGTGACGGCTGCTGCAACACCGGCACCGGCGACACGGGGGTCCACACCGTCTGCGCGGTGATGACCGCGGAGTTCCTGGCCTACTCGGCCTCGGTCGGCAACGACCTGGCCACGCCGATGCCCGAGTTCGGCTTCGCGGGCCTGAGCCCCGGTGATCAATGGTGCCTGTGCGCCCCACGCTGGCAGGAGGCGCTGGAGGCCGGCGCCGCGCCGAAGGTCGTGCTGGCCGCCACCCACATCCTGACGCTGGAGTGGTGCGGCCTGGCGGACCTGACGGCCCACGCCGTCGACGCCCCGTAG
- a CDS encoding PHP domain-containing protein translates to MAVDNVDRGVNDAVADDLAEIAAILSSRRGERFRARAFRTAGRMVAALPLPVDQLAEEELRALDGVGDAVARAIRSHLEDGVSGYLARLREEEPEGFGQLVQVMGVSTRLARELSSRGVVDRDGLAALVEDGSILDVPGVRERTAEVIADGLGRIDHRGAGMPVLRQARLEAERWAVALGGLPGVARAVVAGQVRRGVQQPTALDVLLVCTDPIPQVAVAVCEHDGCIRTLVDTGDRVDLLTSAGRHLVVHLTAERRAGSALVVATGSEAHVRVLRERGMDGAAPDEPTAYAPADMTPVPPPLREVAGPPVPDRLITLADLVGDGHVHTEWSGDGHDSIDTLATAARARGYEWIALTDHAENLTMNGLTREALRRRDAAIEEARERHPDVRLLRGLELNIGLDGGLDYDEETLLAQDWCVASVHSVFQRPEPVQTERILAAVAHPAVHAIGHPVGRLLGMRPGYRIDIHAIAQAAAETGTALEVNGSPRRLDLDAEMVAIAVAAGATLVLDSDAHRARELDYVVEAVLTAQRGGAPLHLIRNAHPA, encoded by the coding sequence GTGGCTGTGGACAACGTCGACCGAGGTGTCAACGACGCCGTCGCCGACGATCTCGCGGAGATCGCGGCGATCCTGTCGTCCCGCCGCGGCGAGCGCTTCCGCGCACGCGCCTTCCGCACCGCCGGCCGGATGGTGGCCGCGCTTCCCCTGCCGGTGGACCAGCTGGCTGAGGAGGAGCTGCGTGCCCTCGACGGCGTCGGCGACGCGGTGGCACGGGCCATCCGGAGCCATCTGGAGGACGGGGTCAGCGGCTACCTGGCGCGGCTGCGGGAGGAGGAACCGGAAGGGTTCGGCCAGCTGGTGCAGGTGATGGGTGTGTCGACCAGGCTGGCCCGCGAGCTGTCCTCGCGCGGGGTCGTGGACCGTGACGGGTTGGCCGCCCTCGTCGAGGACGGCAGCATCCTCGACGTGCCCGGCGTGCGGGAACGGACCGCCGAGGTCATCGCCGACGGGCTCGGACGCATCGACCACCGCGGCGCCGGCATGCCCGTGCTGCGGCAGGCACGGCTGGAGGCCGAACGCTGGGCGGTGGCGCTGGGCGGGTTGCCGGGTGTGGCCCGGGCCGTCGTGGCCGGGCAGGTGCGACGGGGGGTGCAGCAGCCGACGGCGCTGGATGTGCTGCTGGTCTGCACCGACCCGATCCCGCAGGTCGCCGTTGCGGTGTGCGAGCACGACGGCTGCATCAGGACGCTGGTCGACACCGGGGACAGGGTGGACCTGCTGACCTCGGCGGGGCGTCACCTGGTCGTGCACCTCACCGCCGAGCGTCGCGCGGGGTCGGCGCTCGTCGTCGCCACCGGCAGCGAGGCACACGTCCGGGTCCTGCGGGAGCGAGGGATGGACGGCGCGGCACCGGACGAACCGACGGCGTACGCCCCGGCGGACATGACGCCCGTCCCGCCTCCCCTTCGCGAGGTGGCCGGCCCGCCCGTGCCCGACCGCCTGATCACGCTCGCTGACCTGGTCGGCGACGGACACGTGCACACCGAGTGGTCGGGGGACGGCCACGACTCCATCGACACGCTGGCGACCGCCGCCCGGGCACGCGGGTACGAGTGGATCGCCCTGACCGACCACGCGGAGAACCTGACGATGAACGGCCTGACCCGGGAGGCGCTCCGTCGTCGGGACGCTGCTATCGAGGAGGCCCGCGAACGCCATCCTGACGTCCGGCTGCTCAGGGGGCTCGAGCTGAACATCGGGCTGGACGGCGGCCTGGACTACGACGAGGAGACGTTGCTCGCTCAGGACTGGTGCGTCGCCAGTGTGCACTCGGTCTTCCAGCGGCCCGAGCCCGTCCAGACCGAGCGGATCCTCGCTGCGGTGGCCCACCCGGCGGTCCACGCGATCGGGCATCCCGTCGGCCGGCTGCTCGGGATGCGGCCGGGGTACCGCATCGACATCCACGCCATCGCCCAGGCGGCCGCCGAGACGGGCACGGCGCTGGAGGTCAACGGGTCGCCCCGCCGGCTGGACCTCGACGCGGAGATGGTGGCGATCGCCGTCGCCGCCGGGGCCACGCTGGTCCTGGACTCCGACGCCCATCGGGCCCGCGAGCTTGACTACGTCGTCGAGGCGGTCCTGACCGCGCAACGCGGCGGCGCACCCCTCCACCTGATCCGCAACGCCCACCCCGCCTGA